The following proteins come from a genomic window of Micromonospora echinofusca:
- a CDS encoding zinc metalloprotease, translated as MGLRPNLLTRRTAGVASTTLALLLSTAAVGVVPAASAFSAAPGEVCVEPADVHSDARMKPGGGAKHEPNELTLAETREREADLAAALRERARFRAGAGATTMAATVTIPVVVHVIQENSTRTGGNIPDSMINSQISVLNQSFSGATGGASTAFSFQLQTINRVTNPSWYPIVQGSSAERSMKNSLRTGGKNTLNIYLGELSDSLLGWATFPTRKLNSMDGVVVLSESLPGGTATNYNQGDTGTHEVGHWLNLYHTFQGGCSGSGDSVSDTAAEASPAYQCPTGRDTCTAPGTDPITNFMDYTYDSCMYQFTAGQASRMLTAWNAYRAA; from the coding sequence ATGGGACTCCGTCCCAACCTGCTGACCCGGCGTACGGCCGGCGTCGCGTCGACGACCCTCGCGTTGCTGCTCAGCACCGCCGCCGTCGGCGTCGTGCCGGCCGCTTCGGCCTTCTCCGCCGCCCCGGGCGAGGTCTGCGTCGAGCCGGCCGACGTCCACTCGGACGCCCGCATGAAGCCGGGCGGCGGGGCCAAGCACGAGCCGAACGAGCTGACCCTCGCGGAGACCCGCGAGCGCGAGGCCGACCTCGCCGCCGCGCTGCGCGAGCGGGCCCGGTTCCGCGCCGGTGCCGGCGCCACCACGATGGCGGCCACCGTCACCATCCCCGTGGTGGTGCACGTGATCCAGGAGAACAGCACCCGGACCGGCGGCAACATCCCCGACTCGATGATCAACTCACAGATCAGCGTGCTGAACCAGTCGTTCAGCGGGGCGACCGGCGGCGCGTCCACCGCGTTCAGCTTCCAGCTCCAGACGATCAACCGGGTGACGAACCCGTCCTGGTACCCGATCGTGCAGGGCTCGTCGGCGGAGCGGTCGATGAAGAACTCGCTGCGCACCGGCGGCAAGAACACCCTGAACATCTACCTGGGCGAGCTGAGCGACAGCCTGCTCGGCTGGGCGACCTTCCCGACCCGGAAGCTCAACAGCATGGACGGCGTCGTCGTGCTGAGCGAGTCGCTGCCGGGCGGCACCGCCACCAACTACAACCAGGGCGACACGGGCACCCACGAGGTCGGCCACTGGCTGAACCTCTACCACACCTTCCAGGGCGGCTGCTCCGGCTCGGGCGACAGCGTCAGCGACACGGCGGCCGAGGCATCCCCGGCCTACCAGTGCCCGACCGGGCGGGACACCTGCACCGCCCCGGGCACCGACCCGATCACCAACTTCATGGACTACACGTACGACTCCTGCATGTACCAGTTCACCGCCGGGCAGGCCAGCCGCATGCTGACCGCCTGGAACGCGTACCGCGCGGCGTAG
- a CDS encoding pyridoxamine 5'-phosphate oxidase family protein: MASWSEFAADEPRLADGIRLLMQQYGPGFGYLATVRADGGPRVHPVSPVITDEGLFCFVVDSPKRRDLERDGRYALHSFPPEESDDEAYVAGHARPVTDPARVARLARSHRAAPQVDWRVFEFTVDVAMLARRESGVAGGAAESHGRPAVQVWLDPGAAASGTAVLPDTRSGSAGGHAARPAA, encoded by the coding sequence ATGGCTTCCTGGTCCGAATTCGCCGCCGACGAGCCCCGCCTCGCCGACGGGATCCGCCTCCTCATGCAGCAGTACGGGCCGGGCTTCGGCTACCTGGCCACCGTCCGCGCCGACGGCGGTCCCCGGGTGCACCCGGTCTCTCCCGTGATCACCGACGAGGGGCTCTTCTGCTTCGTCGTCGACTCGCCCAAGCGGCGCGACCTCGAACGCGACGGCCGCTACGCGCTGCACTCCTTTCCGCCCGAGGAGAGCGACGACGAGGCCTACGTCGCCGGCCACGCCCGGCCGGTGACCGATCCGGCCCGGGTCGCCCGGCTGGCCCGCAGCCACCGGGCCGCGCCGCAGGTCGACTGGCGGGTCTTCGAGTTCACCGTCGACGTGGCGATGCTGGCCCGCCGCGAGTCCGGCGTGGCAGGCGGTGCCGCGGAGTCGCACGGCCGGCCCGCCGTCCAGGTGTGGCTCGATCCCGGCGCGGCCGCCTCGGGCACCGCCGTGCTGCCCGATACGCGGTCGGGGAGCGCCGGCGGCCACGCCGCCCGCCCGGCCGCCTGA
- the dcd gene encoding dCTP deaminase, which yields MLLSDRDLASEIEAGTLALEPFEPALVQPSSIDVRLDKLFRVFNNHLYTHIDPAQQQDDLTSMVEVPEGEPYVLHPGEFVLASTLEVISLGDQLAGRLEGKSSLGRLGLLTHSTAGFIDPGFSGHVTLELSNVANLPITLWPGMKIGQLCIFRLSSPAEHPYGSAVYGSRYQGQRGPTPSRSWQHWRTWPTR from the coding sequence ATGCTGCTCTCCGACCGCGACCTGGCCTCCGAGATCGAGGCGGGGACGCTCGCGCTGGAGCCGTTCGAGCCCGCGCTGGTGCAACCGTCCAGCATCGACGTACGCCTGGACAAGCTCTTCCGGGTCTTCAACAACCACCTCTACACCCACATCGACCCCGCGCAGCAGCAGGACGACCTCACGTCGATGGTCGAGGTGCCCGAGGGCGAGCCGTACGTGCTGCATCCGGGCGAGTTCGTGCTCGCCTCGACGCTGGAGGTGATCTCGCTCGGCGACCAGCTCGCCGGCCGCCTGGAGGGCAAGTCGAGCCTGGGCCGGCTGGGCCTGCTCACCCACTCCACGGCGGGCTTCATCGACCCGGGCTTCTCCGGTCACGTGACCCTGGAGCTGTCCAACGTGGCGAACCTGCCCATCACCCTCTGGCCGGGCATGAAGATCGGCCAGCTCTGCATCTTCCGGCTCTCGTCGCCGGCTGAGCACCCGTACGGCTCGGCCGTCTACGGCTCCCGCTACCAGGGGCAGCGCGGCCCGACCCCGAGCCGCTCCTGGCAGCACTGGCGCACCTGGCCGACGCGCTGA
- a CDS encoding C40 family peptidase → MAHHAPRPPSVRSALADPTTAAPRPRWYRCTTALAALAAFAVVLTGGATAAHAEPTVAEIERQIDEDWNKLEPVIERHNATRQDLAARRRQADALAAQIGPLERQVDQAMEKVGALAARAYKGENVSVVNALLGSRSPGEMVGQLELLDRFAQHQQQDVRQVAELRDRLAAKKAPLDEMVAQLSRTEAQLAAKKKQINAEIDRLQKLRLRVYGNGGGGPLRPAPCPTGYPGGPAGTAVKFACAQIGKPYVWGAEGPNSYDCSGLMLAAWAKAGVSLPHNAAQQRRATASVSRGELRPGDLVFYYSDLHHVGMYVGGGWVVHASRAGVPVRMKKVDDGPIHSYGRPG, encoded by the coding sequence GTGGCACACCATGCCCCGCGGCCACCGTCGGTCCGGTCGGCCCTCGCCGATCCGACGACGGCTGCGCCGCGCCCACGCTGGTACCGCTGCACCACCGCCCTCGCCGCCCTGGCCGCGTTCGCCGTCGTCCTGACCGGCGGCGCCACGGCGGCCCACGCCGAACCGACGGTCGCCGAGATCGAGCGGCAGATCGACGAGGACTGGAACAAGCTCGAACCCGTCATCGAACGGCACAACGCCACCCGGCAGGACCTGGCCGCCAGGCGCAGGCAGGCCGACGCGCTCGCCGCGCAGATCGGGCCGCTGGAGCGCCAGGTCGACCAGGCGATGGAGAAGGTGGGCGCACTGGCCGCCCGCGCCTACAAGGGCGAGAACGTCTCCGTCGTCAACGCCCTGCTGGGCAGCCGCTCGCCCGGCGAGATGGTCGGGCAGCTCGAACTGCTCGACCGGTTCGCCCAGCATCAGCAGCAGGACGTACGGCAGGTCGCCGAGCTGCGCGACCGGCTGGCCGCGAAGAAGGCGCCGCTGGACGAGATGGTCGCCCAGCTCAGCCGCACCGAGGCCCAGCTCGCGGCGAAGAAGAAGCAGATCAACGCCGAGATCGACCGGTTGCAGAAGCTGCGGCTGCGCGTCTACGGCAACGGCGGCGGCGGGCCGCTGCGTCCCGCCCCCTGCCCGACCGGCTATCCCGGCGGTCCGGCCGGCACCGCCGTCAAGTTCGCCTGTGCCCAGATCGGCAAGCCCTACGTCTGGGGCGCCGAGGGGCCGAACTCGTACGACTGCTCCGGCCTGATGCTCGCCGCCTGGGCGAAGGCCGGGGTCTCGCTGCCGCACAACGCCGCCCAGCAGCGCCGGGCCACCGCGTCCGTCAGCCGGGGCGAACTGCGCCCGGGTGACCTGGTCTTCTACTACAGCGACCTGCACCACGTCGGCATGTACGTCGGCGGGGGCTGGGTGGTGCACGCCTCCCGCGCCGGGGTGCCCGTCAGGATGAAGAAGGTCGACGACGGCCCGATCCACAGCTACGGCCGGCCCGGCTGA
- a CDS encoding N-acetylmuramoyl-L-alanine amidase has protein sequence MHLSATSRSRRVLLAAAVAAALAATPLTAAGSAAAAPTNDRQQQYAAAAAEYGVPESVLLGVSYLQSRWDTNAGTPSTSGGYGPMHLTDAEHVAASGGTHHDEGTEDPRGDDSRRSLAEAHEPPAAAPPAESALRTVDAAADLTGASEEALRTDVTTNIRGGAALLAAYQKEIGAPVGAGTDPAAWYGAVARYSGADSADAAAAFADEVYATIATGDSRLTDDGQRVTLAGSAVQPERSWLDRLRLRKLTRPDGLECPSDISCEWIPAPYQQYGPTLGDYGNHDLGNRPAQQKIEYIVIHDTEGYFGPSVNLVKDPKRVGWHYTLRSVDGHIAQHIKTKDVGWHAGNWYVNSKSIGLEHEGFAGHGTWYTEAMYRTSAKLVRHLARAYNIPLDRNHIIGHDNVPGTVAANVRGMHWDPGPYWNWSHYFDLLKAPFKSTGTHRTGLVTINPDFATNQPPFTGCNRQPPGVPNPPPAAAPCPLRGSSALFLHNAPSHDAPLLNDIALRPDGTPNTTYVSDHGARVSAGQTYALAEVQGDWTAIWYLGQKGWFHNPAAKPTAKWSVGLVVTPKAGKATIPVYGRAYPEQAAYPEGVPYQAISPLQYTLSAGERYAVGNLLPGEYYRAVTFDGSAPGDRTVVRGDNRYVQIQFGHRIMYVNLDDVNLVPSPLGAPR, from the coding sequence ATGCACCTGTCAGCGACATCGAGGAGCAGACGCGTCCTGCTGGCCGCCGCCGTGGCCGCCGCCCTTGCGGCGACGCCGCTCACCGCCGCCGGATCCGCCGCCGCGGCGCCGACCAACGACCGGCAGCAGCAGTACGCCGCCGCGGCGGCCGAGTACGGCGTGCCGGAGAGCGTCCTGCTCGGGGTCTCCTACCTGCAGTCCCGCTGGGACACCAACGCCGGCACGCCGAGCACCAGCGGCGGGTACGGACCGATGCACCTCACCGACGCCGAGCACGTCGCCGCCTCCGGCGGCACCCACCACGACGAGGGCACCGAGGACCCGCGCGGGGACGACTCCCGCCGTTCCCTGGCCGAGGCCCACGAGCCGCCGGCCGCCGCCCCGCCCGCCGAGTCGGCACTCCGTACGGTCGACGCCGCCGCGGACCTGACCGGCGCCAGCGAGGAGGCGCTGCGCACGGACGTCACGACGAACATCCGGGGAGGCGCGGCGCTGCTGGCCGCGTACCAGAAGGAGATCGGCGCCCCGGTCGGCGCCGGCACCGACCCTGCGGCCTGGTACGGCGCGGTGGCCCGGTACTCCGGCGCGGACAGCGCCGACGCCGCGGCGGCCTTCGCCGACGAGGTGTACGCCACCATCGCCACGGGCGACAGCCGGCTGACCGACGACGGGCAGCGGGTCACGCTCGCCGGCAGCGCGGTCCAGCCGGAGCGCTCCTGGCTGGACCGGCTGCGCCTGCGCAAGCTCACCCGGCCCGACGGCCTGGAGTGCCCGAGCGACATCTCCTGCGAGTGGATCCCGGCCCCCTACCAGCAGTACGGCCCCACGCTCGGCGACTACGGCAACCACGACCTGGGGAACCGGCCCGCCCAGCAGAAGATCGAGTACATCGTCATCCACGACACCGAGGGCTACTTCGGTCCCAGCGTCAACCTGGTCAAGGACCCGAAGCGGGTGGGCTGGCACTACACCCTGCGCTCGGTGGACGGCCACATCGCCCAGCACATCAAGACCAAGGACGTCGGCTGGCACGCCGGCAACTGGTACGTGAACTCGAAGTCCATCGGCCTCGAGCACGAGGGCTTCGCGGGGCACGGCACCTGGTACACCGAGGCGATGTACCGCACCTCCGCCAAGCTGGTCCGCCACCTGGCGCGAGCGTACAACATCCCGCTGGACCGCAACCACATCATCGGGCACGACAACGTCCCCGGCACCGTCGCCGCGAACGTGCGCGGCATGCACTGGGACCCAGGCCCGTACTGGAACTGGTCGCACTACTTCGACCTGCTCAAGGCGCCGTTCAAGTCGACCGGCACGCACCGCACCGGGCTGGTCACCATCAACCCGGACTTCGCCACCAACCAGCCGCCCTTCACCGGCTGCAACCGGCAGCCCCCGGGCGTGCCGAACCCGCCCCCGGCGGCCGCCCCCTGCCCGCTGCGCGGCTCCTCGGCGCTGTTCCTGCACAACGCGCCGAGCCACGACGCGCCGCTGCTCAACGACATCGCGCTGCGACCCGACGGCACCCCGAACACCACGTACGTCTCCGACCACGGCGCCCGGGTCTCGGCCGGACAGACGTACGCGCTGGCCGAGGTGCAGGGCGACTGGACCGCGATCTGGTACCTCGGCCAGAAGGGGTGGTTCCACAACCCCGCCGCCAAGCCGACGGCGAAGTGGTCCGTCGGGCTCGTGGTGACCCCGAAGGCCGGCAAGGCCACCATCCCGGTGTACGGCCGCGCCTACCCGGAGCAGGCCGCGTACCCGGAGGGCGTGCCGTACCAGGCGATCTCGCCGCTGCAGTACACCCTCTCGGCCGGTGAGCGGTACGCCGTCGGCAACCTGCTCCCCGGCGAGTACTACCGGGCCGTCACCTTCGACGGCTCCGCCCCGGGTGACCGGACGGTCGTCCGCGGCGACAACCGGTACGTGCAGATCCAGTTCGGTCACCGGATCATGTACGTCAACCTGGACGACGTGAACCTGGTGCCCTCCCCGCTGGGCGCGCCCCGCTGA
- a CDS encoding C40 family peptidase, translated as MPVATMPPHRHAPRRSARPGGLRRVAHRLLTLVAAAAVGAGMLAAPAHAEPSVDEIEAAIDQKWEQLEPTIEQYNKVRAQLKVNRKKSEDLQKKIQPLALESELAMDRVGALASRYYISGPSQEIGALLVSAKPHTLTEQLTLLDRLAAQERKQLEGVTKVRQKFDAEKQKLDTLIVSQTKQQNDLAAKKKQIDSDIKKLEASLPVTTVKTEKCPTINGVVSDAARTAIRTACAQVGDPYVWGATGPNSFDCSGLTQYAYKAAGIHLTHFTGAQWNEGKAIPRSEARPGDLVFFFSDLHHVGLYLGNDKMVHAPRAGKPVNVSSINTMPVAGFRRPG; from the coding sequence GTGCCGGTGGCAACCATGCCCCCTCATCGTCACGCACCTCGACGGTCTGCTCGTCCGGGTGGCCTGCGCAGGGTCGCCCACCGTCTGCTCACCCTGGTCGCCGCGGCGGCGGTCGGCGCCGGCATGCTGGCCGCGCCCGCCCACGCCGAGCCCTCGGTCGACGAGATCGAGGCCGCGATCGACCAGAAGTGGGAGCAGCTCGAGCCCACCATCGAGCAGTACAACAAGGTGCGGGCGCAGCTGAAGGTCAACCGCAAGAAGTCGGAGGACCTCCAGAAGAAGATCCAGCCGTTGGCGCTGGAGAGTGAGCTGGCGATGGACCGGGTCGGCGCCCTCGCCTCCCGCTACTACATCTCCGGCCCGTCGCAGGAGATCGGCGCGCTGCTCGTCAGCGCCAAGCCCCACACGCTGACCGAGCAGCTGACGCTGCTGGACCGCCTCGCCGCGCAGGAGCGTAAGCAGCTCGAGGGCGTGACCAAGGTCCGTCAGAAGTTCGACGCGGAGAAGCAGAAGCTCGACACGCTGATCGTCTCGCAGACGAAGCAGCAGAACGACCTGGCTGCCAAGAAGAAGCAGATCGACTCCGACATCAAGAAGCTCGAGGCGTCGCTGCCGGTCACGACCGTCAAGACGGAGAAGTGCCCGACCATCAACGGCGTGGTCAGCGACGCGGCCCGCACCGCGATCCGTACCGCCTGCGCGCAGGTCGGCGATCCGTACGTCTGGGGTGCCACCGGCCCGAACTCGTTCGACTGCTCCGGTCTCACCCAGTACGCCTACAAGGCGGCGGGGATCCACCTGACGCACTTCACGGGTGCACAGTGGAACGAGGGCAAGGCCATCCCGCGTTCCGAGGCGCGTCCGGGTGACCTGGTCTTCTTCTTCAGCGACCTGCACCACGTCGGCCTCTACCTCGGCAACGACAAGATGGTGCACGCGCCCCGGGCCGGCAAGCCGGTCAACGTCTCCAGCATCAACACCATGCCGGTCGCCGGGTTCCGCAGGCCCGGCTGA
- a CDS encoding GOLPH3/VPS74 family protein, with protein sequence MAPLTLAHELALLGYDDAGDNRLGRPTLDYGLAGALLLELALAGRVEIVDGRMVVTDPTPVGQRQLDDALTRIAADEKRRKPTDWIGRLAKDLPEQVLDGLVTAGVLRRDSDKVLWVFPRTRYPSSTGAEPAVETQARQRMVAAVAGEGPVDGRTAALIGLAQAVGLDRKLFAELPKEHVKRRLTEIAAGDWASAATRKAIEETQAAVLIATTTATTAAIITTTS encoded by the coding sequence ATGGCACCGCTCACGCTCGCCCACGAACTCGCCCTGCTCGGCTACGACGACGCGGGGGACAACCGGCTCGGCCGGCCCACGCTCGACTACGGCCTGGCCGGCGCCCTGCTGCTGGAACTGGCGCTCGCCGGCCGGGTCGAGATCGTCGACGGCCGGATGGTGGTGACCGACCCGACCCCCGTCGGGCAGCGGCAGCTCGACGACGCGCTGACCCGGATCGCCGCCGACGAGAAGCGGCGCAAGCCGACGGACTGGATCGGCCGGCTCGCCAAGGACCTGCCCGAGCAGGTGCTGGACGGGCTGGTCACCGCAGGCGTGCTCCGCCGCGACTCGGACAAGGTGCTGTGGGTCTTCCCGCGTACCCGCTATCCCTCGTCCACCGGCGCGGAGCCGGCGGTGGAGACGCAGGCCCGGCAGCGGATGGTCGCCGCCGTGGCCGGGGAGGGCCCGGTGGACGGGCGCACGGCCGCCCTCATCGGCCTCGCGCAGGCCGTCGGCCTGGATCGCAAGCTGTTCGCGGAGCTGCCGAAGGAGCACGTCAAGCGCCGGCTGACCGAGATCGCCGCCGGCGACTGGGCGTCCGCCGCCACGAGGAAGGCCATCGAGGAGACCCAGGCCGCCGTGCTGATCGCCACCACCACGGCGACCACGGCCGCCATCATCACCACGACCTCCTGA
- a CDS encoding (Fe-S)-binding protein has product MGSVQIVTTILAFAITAVAVWLAVRAVMKMVAVIRLGQPDPTRFGDKGTRTKTMLAETAGHTRMLRWSVVGAAHWFVMVGFIVLSLLVLEAYFEVVSPTGGLPLVGNWAIYGLVTEWLAILGLVSILVLIAIRLRNRPTRPGGKSRFTGSTMWQGYFVEGIILAVLIMGFVIRGFKVATDHFEYPVWAAPLSHAVGGVLPNWEAGVSIAALIKIAISMTWLIVIALNVTMGVAWHRFLAFFNIFFKRDPGANVSGLGALRPMTSQGKPLDFEEADPEKDQFGVAQVEQFTWKGLLDFSTCTECGRCQSQCPAWNTGKPLSPKLLVLSLRDHAYAKAPYLLAGGGKDLTGEEKATAAQLAHMDVLALAEAEKPLIGTAEEGGVIDPDVLWSCTTCGACVEQCPVDIEHVDHIVDMRRYQVLIESSFPSEAGVMLRNLENKGNPWGAPQNTREDWTKGLDFEVPRVGEVDDFEYLFWVGCAGAFEDRAKKTTRAVATLLNEAGVKFAILGEGETCSGDPARRIGNEFVFQMLAQQNVETLNEAFEGREKSKRKIVATCPHCFNTLGNEYGQLGGEFEVVHHTQLLAHLVATGKLTPVQPVDGGVTYHDPCYLGRHNRVFAPPREVLGSAISGELTEMPRNSERSFCCGAGGARMWMEEKIGKRINVDRVEEAMSTGAKTVAVGCPFCSTMLNDGVNGKGAGEQVEVVDVASVLLRSVKPDAPGGTDTERLPVAG; this is encoded by the coding sequence ATGGGCAGCGTCCAGATCGTCACCACGATCCTCGCGTTCGCCATCACCGCCGTGGCGGTGTGGCTTGCGGTACGCGCGGTCATGAAGATGGTGGCCGTCATCCGGCTGGGTCAGCCGGATCCGACCCGCTTCGGTGACAAGGGCACCCGCACCAAGACCATGCTGGCCGAGACCGCCGGCCACACCCGCATGCTCCGCTGGAGCGTCGTGGGTGCGGCCCACTGGTTCGTGATGGTCGGCTTCATCGTGCTGTCGCTGCTGGTGCTGGAGGCGTACTTCGAGGTCGTCTCCCCGACCGGCGGGCTGCCCCTGGTCGGCAACTGGGCGATCTACGGGCTGGTCACCGAGTGGCTCGCGATCCTGGGCCTCGTCAGCATCCTGGTGCTGATCGCGATCCGGCTCCGCAACCGGCCCACCCGGCCGGGTGGGAAGTCCCGGTTCACCGGCTCGACCATGTGGCAGGGCTACTTCGTCGAGGGCATCATCCTCGCCGTACTGATCATGGGCTTCGTCATCCGGGGCTTCAAGGTCGCCACCGACCACTTCGAGTACCCGGTCTGGGCCGCCCCGCTCAGCCACGCCGTCGGCGGCGTGCTGCCGAACTGGGAGGCCGGCGTCAGCATCGCCGCGCTCATCAAGATCGCCATCTCGATGACCTGGCTCATCGTGATCGCGCTGAACGTCACCATGGGCGTCGCCTGGCACCGCTTCCTGGCCTTCTTCAACATCTTCTTCAAGCGCGACCCCGGCGCCAACGTCTCCGGCCTCGGCGCCCTGCGGCCCATGACGAGCCAGGGCAAGCCGCTGGACTTCGAGGAGGCCGACCCCGAGAAGGACCAGTTCGGCGTCGCCCAGGTCGAGCAGTTCACCTGGAAGGGCCTGCTGGACTTCAGCACCTGCACCGAGTGCGGCCGCTGCCAGTCGCAGTGCCCCGCCTGGAACACCGGCAAGCCGCTGTCGCCGAAGCTGCTGGTGCTGAGCCTGCGCGACCACGCGTACGCCAAGGCGCCGTACCTGCTGGCCGGCGGCGGCAAGGACCTGACCGGCGAGGAGAAGGCCACCGCCGCCCAGCTCGCCCACATGGACGTGCTGGCGCTGGCCGAGGCCGAGAAGCCGCTGATCGGCACCGCCGAGGAGGGCGGCGTCATTGACCCGGACGTGCTCTGGTCCTGCACCACCTGCGGCGCCTGCGTCGAACAGTGCCCGGTCGACATCGAGCACGTCGACCACATCGTCGACATGCGCCGCTACCAGGTGCTCATCGAGTCGAGCTTCCCGTCCGAGGCCGGCGTGATGCTGCGCAACCTGGAGAACAAGGGCAACCCGTGGGGCGCCCCGCAGAACACCCGCGAGGACTGGACCAAGGGCCTGGACTTCGAGGTGCCGCGGGTCGGCGAGGTCGACGACTTCGAGTACCTCTTCTGGGTCGGCTGCGCTGGCGCGTTCGAGGACCGGGCCAAGAAGACCACGCGGGCGGTCGCCACGCTGCTCAACGAGGCGGGCGTCAAGTTCGCGATCCTCGGCGAGGGCGAGACCTGCTCCGGCGACCCGGCCCGCCGCATCGGCAACGAGTTCGTCTTCCAGATGCTCGCGCAGCAGAACGTGGAGACCCTCAACGAGGCGTTCGAGGGCCGGGAGAAGAGCAAGCGGAAGATCGTCGCGACCTGCCCGCACTGCTTCAACACCCTCGGCAACGAGTACGGCCAGCTCGGCGGCGAGTTCGAGGTGGTCCACCACACCCAGCTCCTGGCGCACCTGGTCGCCACCGGCAAGCTCACCCCGGTGCAGCCGGTCGACGGCGGCGTCACCTACCACGACCCCTGCTACCTGGGCCGGCACAACCGGGTCTTCGCCCCGCCGCGCGAGGTGCTGGGGTCCGCCATCTCCGGCGAGCTGACCGAGATGCCCCGCAACAGCGAGCGCTCCTTCTGCTGCGGCGCCGGCGGCGCCCGGATGTGGATGGAGGAGAAGATCGGCAAGCGGATCAACGTGGACCGGGTCGAGGAGGCCATGTCCACCGGGGCGAAGACGGTCGCCGTCGGCTGCCCGTTCTGCTCGACGATGCTCAACGACGGCGTGAACGGCAAGGGCGCCGGGGAACAGGTCGAGGTCGTCGACGTGGCCAGCGTGCTGCTCCGGTCGGTCAAGCCCGACGCACCGGGTGGCACCGACACCGAGCGGCTGCCGGTCGCCGGCTGA
- a CDS encoding cell division protein CrgA translates to MPKSQVRKKKVYTPPTDVRPTATAATRKPSPVWLPVSAVALIVFGIGWLVVYYLSEQEYPVMAWGYWNLAVGFGAMVASLILLSRWR, encoded by the coding sequence GTGCCCAAGTCTCAGGTCCGCAAGAAGAAGGTGTACACCCCGCCGACGGACGTCCGTCCGACGGCGACGGCGGCGACGCGCAAGCCTAGCCCGGTCTGGCTGCCGGTCTCGGCGGTCGCCCTGATCGTCTTCGGCATCGGCTGGCTGGTGGTCTACTACCTCTCCGAGCAGGAGTACCCGGTCATGGCGTGGGGTTACTGGAACCTCGCGGTGGGCTTCGGCGCCATGGTCGCCTCCCTGATCCTGCTCTCCCGCTGGCGCTGA
- a CDS encoding DUF881 domain-containing protein yields the protein MEYTSGAASWQKVLRRAVAGLLPRRPRQRRPGWSIGVPLIAAAAGLLFTTTATTAGGTALREDRRPQLNQLIEDRRAEVAASEQRAANLRAEVEGRTNALASSDGPIREQQNRAAARRNDAGFTALAGPGVTVELDDAPRRNDGALPAGATNDDLVVHQGDVQAVVNALWAGGAEAMSIMNVRVLSTSAVRCVGNTLLLHGRVYSPPFKIVAIGDPAALQQALADSQGVRLFRDLVDDYKLGYKETVSTVTVPAFEDSTTLRSATVPR from the coding sequence GTGGAGTACACATCCGGCGCGGCCTCCTGGCAGAAGGTGCTCCGGCGGGCCGTCGCCGGGCTGCTGCCTCGGCGCCCACGGCAGCGACGACCGGGCTGGTCGATCGGGGTGCCGCTGATCGCCGCCGCGGCCGGGCTGCTCTTCACCACCACGGCCACCACCGCCGGCGGCACCGCGCTGCGGGAGGACCGCCGGCCCCAGCTCAACCAGTTGATCGAGGACCGGCGCGCGGAGGTGGCGGCCAGCGAACAGCGGGCGGCCAACCTACGCGCCGAGGTCGAGGGCCGCACCAACGCCCTCGCCAGCTCCGACGGGCCGATCAGGGAACAGCAGAACCGGGCCGCCGCCAGGCGGAACGACGCCGGCTTCACGGCGCTCGCCGGCCCCGGGGTGACGGTGGAACTCGACGACGCGCCCCGCCGCAACGACGGCGCGCTGCCCGCCGGGGCCACCAACGACGACCTGGTCGTCCACCAGGGGGACGTGCAGGCGGTGGTGAACGCGCTCTGGGCGGGTGGCGCCGAGGCCATGTCCATCATGAACGTCCGCGTGCTGTCGACCAGCGCGGTACGCTGCGTGGGTAACACCCTGCTGCTGCACGGCCGGGTGTACTCCCCACCATTCAAGATCGTAGCAATCGGCGATCCCGCTGCCCTCCAGCAGGCCCTCGCCGACTCTCAGGGAGTCCGGTTGTTCAGGGACCTGGTCGACGACTACAAGCTCGGTTACAAGGAGACGGTCTCCACGGTGACCGTGCCGGCGTTCGAGGATTCGACCACGCTGCGCTCGGCGACGGTGCCACGGTGA